ACAGTGAGAACTAgtgagcgagaaaaaaaaacgaatgagaGAGAGGATGACAGAAAAGCTTATCGAACGGAGCCGTCGTATAAATGACTATTCGTCTCCCCAATAAGCCACACCCACTTGGAAAATGCAAATGAACATCTGGGCAGaatcattttaatttctagCGTATAAATTGGCTAACACTGTAGATTCGTTGAGAATAAAAGGCCATTTTCGTTCGTAAAAGCATTCTGTATAGAAATTTTTGATCGATGCCTATACTTTCTacggggatttttttcttgctgcttgTAACAGGAACTGCTCTAATCAAAACAAATCCAACGGCGATATAAGCCGCTTATAAACAAGAATATATAGCTTTCTCACAGATTACGGGATAAGTGGGACGAAAATCCTTGTTCAAAGATGGTGATGTGTTTTAAAAGCgatggaaaataataaaataatgaaaattttaaaatgataaTGAATGCGATGATGGAACACGAAATGAGAAACGGAACGAAGTATTGATATGCTTTACAGCCATTAATGAGCAATCTCATGCAATTTAATGGTCTCCATGGTTTCAAGACtacaaataatcaaataacaGGTAAAATTTCAGTTCAGGAACGCGTATGATTTCAGTAGGCGACGAGGCCAGTTAACATCGTTCCatataattttattggaaTGTCTTTTAGATGGAACTGGAAACAGATGAGTGCAGAGGACAAGTGCAAATACATTTCTGATGCTCACTTCAAATCAAATTACCTATGTCCAGTGCAGCTCATATGGAATGAAAGCTATTTTGAATTCCTTCAAAAgcgcacgtttttttttctctagtttATGGCTGAGAGTTTCGAATAATAAAGAGGAAAAGACATCAAATCTTCACAGAGGGAAGAAAGTCATAGGTTTTTGCTTTGAGCTGTGATTGGTCCTTGCAGTAAATGACCCGCCCACTAATCGCTGTCACTCAACCAGGCCAATGACAACAGATCGATTCAAATGCGTTTCATACGTATGCATACGTAACGCGGACGCAGGTAAAAGGTAGGCTAAAcccagattttttaaaacgaatATCCTGTATCGTTCAAACTCGGCACGCCACTGAAAAACTGTTAAAGTGAATTTACGGccgaatatgttttttttcctcttttaaaagtaaatagaCATAGCTGCAAAGAATGTatagtgaaaaagaaacatacgAAATTCCTCTCGAGAAAAATCTTCCAGACATATCTGCAACGTGAGAGAACGCGTGCTACTAAATGGGTCTGGTCATCATTGCACTCGAAGTAAACACAAAGAACGTTACGTTTGTATTAGCATACTGTCGATACACACTAGGAATATTTCACAGACCGAGTAAACGAGTACGAGTTGTCCTCTTTGTACGAGTTGTACGGAAACTGTAACGATCTCATGTGAGTTTTCATTCGTTTAAAATCTTGCCACTagcaaaatgaatgaatgtgacGTCGTTTCTCTGGTCAAAAAACGTCACACGTAACCGCAAATTGTTTTtacctataaaaaaaactataaaatttttcagcttttacctattaaaaaaatggaagaatttctggcgcccgctcgaccagttcgaagatcaacggagtcaaggtgataaaaaaaactgatttcagTAGATGTATGAGGTTCGTTGCGAGAAACATGCGGTCCACTTAACCTAGAAGCGAAGAACAAATAGGCTCCGCCCACAACAGATCCACACAAGAAGTGTGTTCAGTTGCTTTTGAAAGGACTAAAATAGCAGGTTCGGAGAAAAAAGCGAGAATCATTAGATGAATGTAATGATGATGATCAATCCAACGAcagtgtgaaaaaataaaaaagttaacAATTCacggaatgaaaaaatatgacaatCGTAGAGAAGCAGAGGAATACTGCATTGATTACAGTTCACAAGTGCAAATTCCGCAATTGCGGCGGTCCCGGGGCATAAAATTTCCAATCCATCCTGCTACACCCACCTGGCGTGCTGCTGTTAGTTATGGAAATCCTactacatacacacacatacacattcTCCGGCCACGGAACAGTAAACACTTATTTAGCGAAGCTGAAGCCAATGAAGACGGAAGGCGTCATTGCGAAAAACAATCCATGAGAAACCACTCGTGCAGTTGTTCAGACAAATCAACAACTCTTTCTGGAAACGACGGCCAGCAGCCATATATGTACATTTCCGAAAAGCTtcgaatcaatcaataataggATTGATGATGAAGGTTTCAATCGAAACAATGTCGTCAAGAAATTCTACGAAATCCCCGTCGATCCATGAGAAATATGTAGATGTTagttaattgaaaaaattgaatttatgaACAGAATTAGTTCCGGATCCCGTGAATTATTTCCCCACGCTTCTCTTCACTAAACcgaatcaaaaaatacaaaaaaaatatgtagggTCCCTTTCTTTACTTGTTTTCTACTCTGattaaatgaatagaaaaaaatcttcaaaaatctctatgaaatgaaatgtaacCTAATTATGTGACAAGTTGGATTTGTATTTATCtgtttgcttgtttatttatttgattacttatttatttatttattttatcgagCGCTCCAGCTGCTTCACAAAATTGGATAAAACAGGTAACTAGTTGATCATGACCacggaacaaaaaaacaagaaaataaataaatacaacaaTAAATACGGATATTTTTCACAGAAATCTAGGATCAAATACCAGGTAGTGGGCTCATTTTTGGGTCTTCgtgtaaatattaatatttataatgTCTTGCGATATTTACAGTTATTCTACATACGCGACTAGAAGACCGGCACTGGGGCAAGGGGTAAAATTCCAAATGCTTCTTTAATCCTATAGTTAAGTTTTGAATTCTAATTTATTATgtaatgttattttttgttaatgtTTTTTCTAATGTAGTTGGattttaatttactttttttatctgTTGACACTcttaaatctctttttttctgaagagattctgttaaataaaatatatcttACAATCATAGTTCTGTTACTAACTATGAGTAAAAGCTAAACGCCACAGATCCATTATAAACTTATGACGATCCAAGAAATTGTGCGCATTGGTATTTAGTTTTCTTCTGGTAAAATTGCGAtattattccaatttttttcccaaaagaaCCTTCAAGAAGAACATGGTTGGATTACGATTTGGAGGTGCATTTGTGATGAATTTTTTGAGTCACCAGTCGTCTGCATTCATTCTGATGAGGGTGACGAGTCGTTTTAGGAAATCAGTCACTTCTGCTTAAGACGTTTCCATGCTTTGACAATGGTGATATCCACGAAAAGTTAGTcgtttataaataaaaaaataaataattcataaataaataaaacagtaCCAAACTCGGCAGAAATTCCTGCAAATCAATCAAGGCTActgtatattattattattattattattattattattattattgctattattattattattattattattattattattattattattattattattactattattattattattattattattattattattattattattattattattattattgcataTATTAGTATTCATGCCAAGATTTAATGACAATCGTACATGGGTACTAATTCGaaattaataaatagataCTAATTTCACCTTTGAAATGATCCTCAGCAAAAAATTTGACTTCTAATAAactgaaggagaagaaaaatcccacACCGTAACGTAGGTACGTAGAAAATGTTGCATGTTGTGGTTTTTAATCACATATCATAGTTTCACCATCTGATTACTGTTTTCTCAAGATTTTTCCGGAGCATATTTCAACGAAAGTCCGTAATTGCACCCGAGTCCCTTCGATTCGATCTGCtagaaattcaggaaaaaaaaggtgaattttagctttttttttccagaaacatcTGAGAATACACAAATTTGAGAAGGAAAACAGCATAGAAACTGGCTGCTGGTAGTAATGTGAAAATATCCCTGGAACGTAACCGAAAATATCCGTAATGAGAGGATAACGCGGAGCAAGGGGGGAAACgtgcgacgacgacgatgagaGTAGAGTGGCGGCTCATTCGGCCACTAGCATCAGCTAGTAATATAGGCTAGGatggcacacacacacacacacacacatccacgATTTGATTATAAACGCGGATCGCTATTAGAAGCTATTATGAGAAGCGTTGCCGATGCAACTTCGACGAATAGAGGATGAGACGGCGGAGAAGAGGAGGAGAAATCAGGCTAACggattatatattttatttaattatatgtATTACTTGTACTTATACTTGCACttatatgtattttttcttttcttttcctttcttttctttctttttttatttattttgttttttttttaattcttattgttcattgtttattgcttatatatttatttcgttttatttactcctattttatttattttatgttcgTGGTCCTAGTACAGGATggctgaatttttttgttagccATCAATCATTATCCAGTCACACAGGAATTTAagttgaaatttctcaaaaaaaaaactacatatcTTACCACCTTGTTAAGTCAATAAAACGATCGATAAAATATACCAGACCTAAGATtgtgttgagaaaaattctgcgttttctccttttttgagaaagaattTCGTTGTCACTGCCTGTGATATCCTGCATTTCTCTTCTGTTATCATTTTCAGGAATAAtgcgagtttttttctcttcttcttccagaatttaTTTAGTCTTTTTGACTCTCTAACTTTCTAAGATAAGACTTTATGCATATAAGAGCAGGATAGGTGTTCTAAGCgcataaatttattattttttgggCTGAGAACggctttttatttatttttatttatttatttattttcttccaattcttcaaaaatttcagacATTTATACTATTTTTTGTACACGCTTTATATAGGAGTTTTTTTAAGGAGGGCATCTCTGAGGAATTTTcacaattattttgtttttatcacaggaaatgaaattgggaagaaaaaattatacttTAGAAAATCTACTGCTCTAacaagtgaaatttttgaattaatttgcTTTCACAATAGACGTGCattaaatacattttttacTCAATTTCTAATCAGACGGAATTCCTTTGTTTGGGAGTAGTTGtgaaatcaatagaaaaaaaatagtagtgcAAATAACATCACTATTTGCTGTCATCCGAGATGTGTCAGAgtacaaaacgaaaaacaacgGATGGCTGAAGAGCAATTTACCGGCAGGAAAAATAGCTGCTCTGAAAATGACGAACATTACGATCTACGTCCATCAATCTTAAACCGATGGATATGTGCGCAGAGGAAGAGTAATTTAAGAATGGATCCCGTATAGCGTCATGCAAGCTATGGAGGGTGGAAAGATGGGGATCGGAAGATAATTGCAGTGGGAATGCTATTGAAGACTATTTAGTTGATGCAGGACCAGGAAAATACGTAAACTAATCCACGAAATGTGATCCTCCAGTGATTACTGCCGTGCGCATTTGGGAGGTGAACAATTGAGACGCGCGAATGCTAGAGTGGTGATACATAAAATCAACAACCACAATTGTTTGAAAAGGACTTCTATTATCTTCATTTCATTAGTTcactatattatatattctatattcattatttcacctctattatctttatttcatttccataTAGGTTGAGCGACGACTTGTGGTGAAAGCTATGCTCGCCGTGGCAGgcctgcttagtttggggaaaagtatTTTTGCCACttcagcatattcactgcttCAGTACCCTACACACTGCCATCTCGTCCGTAGGTATTGCGAGCGGTGAGAGGTTATCAAATCGCAGGTTGTTCAGGACGTCTTCGACTCTGATCCATTGTGACTCgtgcacgactcgccatggaaaCTATCACCAACTTCGTACTTACAATGCGAGAACAGCGTCCACAGGCGCTTATCTACATGTATttctcggagctgcaaagTGTATCAAATaccacgtgattgctctgcaagagaacaaaagtagaagtagcgacgtacgacaggtgaatgacggtacactcgtcattcgtgacGAAAAGGTTCCGCAGCGAAATgtaggtggtgcgggttttgTTGCGCACCAGcatgtcgattctcacgagatcctgtcacctcttATGGCTATTGTTGTCCTCTGCCCCAAAAACCCTTCAGCATCACctactgctactcaccaataTCATCAGCTGTTGAATTCGAATAGGACCCGTTTTATAATGAGCTGAAGGAAATGATCCGCAATGAGAATTAGttcaaattcgttgtcggagaatacaacttaaaaaagaaatgcaacaGAAGAGGATTACAGGATCGAAAGATTTGTATCGAGAAACCGTAATGAAAACGGCAGTCATCTTGCGGGAGTATTGTCTACAGCTTGTCTCTTCCAACAGAACTCTCATTTCATGGAGGAAGACCATCGttggtggacatgggaatcgccagTGGCATGACttgtgcggagatcgaccacatactcaccaaccagaggcggtgtctacttgacgtctcagtagtaccatccttttgtagtggttttGATCACCGTCttcttcgtgcgaaaatacgactgaCCCACACAATGGAAAAGAACTTCTGCtgtcggcaacgaaggaggaaAGAAGTCGTGTACGACGATTGCATACTCGAGAACtcgtcccaaggtgactgacACGTCGAGGAGAATTCAAACGAGGACTACGAGGTGCTGCTGAGAGGAGTGCAAGcttgtgctgaacgtgcctcgaaactgcgcacgacaaacttgtaTTGAGTTTCAAAGACCACCAAGAAAttattggaaagaagaaggactttgagggttgatcgcacattgagcggtggATGCATCACACATTATGTGGTTAGTAGCAAACGCCAGCTGCAgcaaagcgttgcaggagaaTCTTTCGACATACAGGCAGaaaaagattctagaagcagcacaaagaagaacgattctaaagaagtgccgcagggatctccgtgaatgtaatattccgctagcagtcttgctgagcgaagactggactcgcacgtcttctcgtcgtgagatggaaatcttTACGAAGAGATTCTACTCGAACATTtaccgttcatcaactcctgtgtcaaccCCGGACATTTCCACTGAAGTTCCACAACGAACTATCCCCCTCCccgaagtacgagtcgctatcctAATTTTATATCTGCAAACTTCCTTCGAGCTGGTGACCATCATGCAAATCTGCAGCTGCATggatcattcattcattcaaagcTTTTCGAGGACCAGAGGTGTGTCGAGAATACCGCCTGTCCTTTGTCCTAATCTTCGTCGACTAAGAGAATGCCTTAGCGTAGAAATGAATGTGgtctgtcagcgctggtcgatcatgATGTGGAGACGTGTTATGTGAGGAAATTAGCCAATTGCTTTGATTTATGCACCACTAAGATGCAACTTCTCCACCGTCCTTTTTTCCATCCGTTAGAAAAAGGGTACGACAAGTCGACAGTATCGATGTTGATATGCGGCAACGAGAATGAAGTGATATATTCGCTAAGATCTCAGTCGGACACTGCTCAAGTACTTTGTCAACATCACTTACGGAAATAGAGGCTTGAGATCCAAGATCCAAGAGATTCACATCTTGGACAACAATGGCTagagaacgaaacgagtggaagagatgctgtgGCATGCGTGGTCAGTGAAGACGGGACATCtcagtatctaagtaagtaagcaTCTTTGTAGCCAAAGGTGTGGTCGCTGGTCTCCTACGATTCCTTAATTTTCATATGATTTATTGCTCATGATTTCGTTGAATAATAACATGCAAATCAATTTCAAAGCCACCAtcgtgaaaattaaaaataattagcaCTGTAACAAtccaataataatttatacATAATTCGAACATTAGAATGTAGATTCacactttttcgtttttgcagGATTTGGTACATGTCCCAAAGTGAAACATACGACTCAATATCATCTGAAAATATCATGTTTTAAGcggattttagaaaaattgacGTGATCGGTAGGCGTATCATTTGCCCTTTCAAAATTGATCAGTCCCATCAGAATAGTATCGATGCTCTTGCAATCGACATAAGCAACGACTTGacagattcaaaaaaaaaacgaaaatcaatGTAAACAATGTccgggaagttttttttcataatgttGATCTATCAATTGAACTGAAGCGCATACTTTGTGCGATCGATGAGTTGACGTCCGATGTTCTCTTTAGTGGTACCGTAGAACATCATATCATTATAGAATATCCTGTCAGGAAAGTCCTTGCGAGCTGGTTTTCGTTCTACAAATTGGTTGATTTCGACAAATGAAACATTAGCTGCCCGTGCCATGAAACCGGTGACGAAGACGTCATCTATCTGAATTTGATATTAGTTATgaggcaacgaaaaaaaaataggcgGAGTAACAACGCTCTAATTGGTCCgttcatcatttttctctcTCCCAAGAATCATTAGTGAAATTGGTTCTTTCATTGAGGTTTACATTGCTTAAATTTCGTGCAAATTTGCATGAAAACAGTACTAATTGCTACATCATACCACTTCACGCTCAGATGTGCAACCTTCATCGATAATGCTACAAATCGCACAAAAACTAAcccaaaaatatttcatttcaggCACGGCGTCGAGCATCGGCAGTAGCGCAGTCTTATGTAGTACGTAAGCAATACCCAAACAATATTGTGGATAACTATCATCTTTATATTCATCATATGTGACGTACCTGaatgattgaaaaatttcagtaaggttaaaggcatcaccccacgaatctgaggtgatacggatttcaggtggagtattcgtatacggaatagtagatcatggagagggggtgattccgtttatttctccccaattgccgtaaaaaaaaagtgcccggaagatgcgacgtgtGTACAAGgctcgctccaatcgaactctttgtagaaaatagcgcaccggagcgccagaagccgcatcttccgggctgtttttacgccaattaacAAGAACCATGGAGGGAaccacccacctctccataatctacgatcccgtatacgaatactccacctgaaatccgtaccacctcaaattcgtgggttGATACCTTGATAGTCAATAATTGTCCGAAAATAAGAGCGCGGACGTACCACAGTCTAGTATAAACCCACCACTTGCTTCTGTTATTGCGAATGGGTGCAGAGGACCGCAAGCTTAATACATCACAGTAAAATATGACCTGCTCTTATGTTTTAGACTCAAGTCATGCGCACAATTTGTAACAAACCGCTACTTGTAACACGAAATTGATTTTGGCAACACTCGAATCATATATCTGGTCACAACTGGCACATTCCATGCTGTATCATCATCAATTTTTAGGATTGAATCCAGGCTGGGGTAGGCAACGGCTGCAAAGCGTAGCGCCGATAAtgtctggaaatttttcatgtttctccCAATCACAGTGGAGAAAGCAACAGGGATTACTCCATTCCTCCATTGTCGATTTTCTTAGCATACCTTCATGGGAAGGTTCCTATGCGAATCCACATAGTCACCCTGTAGGATATCGTCAAACAAATTACTCTCCTCTAATAATCGAGCCGTGTCATTGGAATTTTCCAGACGACCAATTGGAAAAATAACGCAATACGAGaactgaagaaaatctttGTAATTTCAAGTATAGGATTTGCAACTCAAGTTCCTGCACCGGTAGACGATGGGTTACTTCTCTCTGCTGATCAGTGTACCCGCTCCATCTGTGTAACTAAATCACCTGGCCTGACCATGAGACAGCTTTCTAATCATGAACTTTCACGTGTGCAATGCACATGCAGTACCGCTACCCGTCTATATGTTTATTAACTACTCTGCGTATTGCAAaactacagtttttttctataaaagaagaaaacagatagAACTtctaagagaaagaaaaaaacatgaaaggcAACGTCTGCCAGCCTGCACCGCTTGCCACCTACCTTTTACGACCTTCCCTATTGCGCAGTGTTGATATTGAAATAGTATCTAATCACACTGTACTTCACCAGCTGCACCAGTACTTTGCACATGCGCAATAACTATTCAAACGACGACACGTAACACGATACAAAATCACTCTAGGCTCGCtattacttagatacttagaacACCTATCTTCACTGGGTGTGTGAGGCCcaagcatctcttccacttgtGACGTTCCCTAGCCGTTGTCTTCTAAGATGTTCTCAGGATTCGTGACTTTAACGAAGTCCTTCATCCGTATCCAGCCGAACTCTCAGCTGGctcatccgtgcagcgaacacatcactCCATCTCTTTGGCAGCCTCCCTCCATGGCGTTCaacatctcttgggatccactctagcgttcacTTAGTCCATTTATCGTTGATTCTTTCCATAACATGGTCAGCCCACCTATGGTTTGCTTTCGATATGAATTCTGCTGGACGGGATGTTTCTCATaggtcggagctgcgaaggcCAGCTTGATGCAGTGTGCGCTGGTTGGACTTTAAAAGACATCTCCGAAGGGCTCTtcgggtagtaagtagcttcctaaaCGTGGCTGTAGTGTCTGGCCATATCTCCGTTGCTTTATAGAGCTCtgaaagaactgtcgagtAGAGCACATACgaacgaagatcttggtcggCTAGTTGCGCTGCAGGTTCCCTGGCGGTGCAAATGCAGCCCACCGTGCTCTCAACCTCCTATTCAGGTcttccttcaaatatttttccatttttatagAACTAAGTTTGACAAAATTTCTATGATATGaaagccttcaagttgtactcttcCGTCCTCTCAGTAGACGTCCCTCATAAACTGTGTCTGCTTTCGGTTTATTCgcaatcatatttttttccctgTCCCATCCAAATCCATTCAAGTACCAGCGAAGCAGAGCATCGGCTCTGCCTCACTGGTACGTGTCAAAAAGAGAACAATCTCGTCCGCAAAAGAAAGGATCGAGAGGAATCCTTTGTCAACACGtacacttctttctttccaagCAAGctat
This is a stretch of genomic DNA from Necator americanus strain Aroian chromosome II, whole genome shotgun sequence. It encodes these proteins:
- a CDS encoding hypothetical protein (NECATOR_CHRII.G5007.T1), translated to MVISTKSYCILLLLLLLLLLLLLLLLLLLLLLLLLLLLLLLLLLLLLLLLLLLLLLLLLLHILVFMPRFNDNRTWVLIRN
- a CDS encoding hypothetical protein (NECATOR_CHRII.G5008.T1) — protein: MPTGESRSNLSINNCYSPTSTADESELDAFYEELKYVTYDEYKDDSYPQYCLGIAYVLHKTALLPMLDAVPEMKYFWIDDVFVTGFMARAANVSFVEINQFVERKPARKDFPDRIFYNDMMFYGTTKENIGRQLIDRTKYALQFN